One Phoenix dactylifera cultivar Barhee BC4 chromosome 8, palm_55x_up_171113_PBpolish2nd_filt_p, whole genome shotgun sequence genomic window carries:
- the LOC103704912 gene encoding LRR receptor-like serine/threonine-protein kinase ER1 isoform X1 has translation MACRWRGWLALLVLFGVLSSAVVGDTGTNDGATLLEIKKSFRNVENVLYDWTEATGSDYCSWRGVTCDNITFNVVALNLSGLNLDGEIAPAFGNLKGLVSIDLKANRLSGQIPDEIGDCSSLKVLDLSFNNIYGDIPFSISKLKRLESLILKSNQLIGPIPSTLSQIPNLKTLDLAQNKLSGEIPRLIYWNEVLQYLGLRGNNLEGTLSPDMCQLTGLWYFDVKNNSLTGNIPKNVGNCTSFQVLDLSYNQLTGEIPFNIGFLQVATLSLQGNKFTGFIPSVIGLMQALAVLDLSNNLLTGPIPPILGNLTYTEKLYLQGNKLTGPIPPELGNMTRLRYLELNDNNLTGHIPPELGNLTDLFDLNIANNNLQGPIPENLSSCANLISFNAPGNNLNGTIPQAFRNLESMTYLNLSSNNLTGPIPIELSRIGNLDTLDISCNKISGPIPPSIGNLEHLLKLNLSNNHLNGSIPAEFGNLRSIMEIDLSNNHHSGPIPAEFTQLQSLTLLNLENNNLSGDLMPLTNCFSLAILNVSNNGLAGDIPTANNFSRFPPESFIGNPGLCGYWISSLCHSSHPPERASISKAAILGIALGALVILLMILVAACRPHHPPPFSDGSINKPVNNISPKLVILHMNMALHVYEDIMRMTENLSEKYIIGYGASSTVYKCVLKNCKPVAIKRLYSHCPHNLKEFETELETVGSIKHRNLVSLQGYSLSPSGNLLFYDYMENGSLWDLLHGPTKKKKLDWDSRLRIALGAAQGLAYLHHDCSPRIIHRDVKSSNILLDKDYESHLTDFGIAKSLCVSKTHTSTYVMGTIGYIDPEYARTSRLNEKSDVYSYGVVLLELLTGKKAVDNECNLHQLILSKAATNAVMETVDPDITSTCKDLGEVKKVFQLALLCTKRQPSDRPTMHEVTRVLGCLVQPGPPPKQSPPPLPLPPPPSVPSYIDEYANLKSPNTLTCTASLSTSDAQLFLKFGEVISQNTE, from the exons ATGGCTTGTCGCTGGAGAGGATGGCTGGCGCTTTTGGTTCTTTTCGGGGTTTTGAGCTCCGCCGTCGTGGGCGATACCGGTACCAACGACG GAGCAACGCTCTTGGAGATCAAGAAATCGTTCCGCAATGTAGAGAATGTGTTGTACGATTGGACCGAAGCAACGGGTTCGGACTATTGCTCATGGCGAGGGGTCACCTGCGACAACATCACCTTCAACGTCGTTGCTCT TAACCTATCAGGGTTGAATCTTGATGGAGAGATCGCGCCGGCATTTGGAAATCTGAAAGGCCTTGTATCTAT CGACTTGAAGGCGAACCGTCTGTCCGGACAGATACCGGATGAGATTGGCGATTGTTCCTCCCTGAAAGTACT GGACTTGTCCTTCAACAATATCTATGGAGATATACCGTTTTCAATATCAAAGTTGAAGCGATTGGAGAGCTT GATTTTGAAGAGCAACCAATTGATAGGACCCATCCCATCAACCCTGTCTCAGATTCCCAATCTAAAGACTTT GGACCTCGCACAAAACAAACTGAGTGGGGAAATACCCAGGCTGATTTACTGGAATGAAGTTTTGCAATACCT GGGCCTGCGAGGGAATAATTTAGAAGGGACCCTCTCACCCGACATGTGCCAGTTGACTGGGCTGTGGTACTT TGATGTGAAGAACAACAGCTTGACTGGGAACATACCAAAGAATGTTGGGAACTGCACCAGTTTTCAAGTTTT GGACTTATCTTATAATCAGCTCACCGGAGAGATCCCCTTTAACATCGGGTTTTTGCAAGTTGCAACTTT ATCTTTGCAAGGGAACAAGTTTACTGGTTTCATTCCATCTGTGATTGGTCTGATGCAGGCTCTTGCAGTGCT AGATCTTAGCAATAATCTTTTAACTGGGCCAATACCTCCTATATTGGGCAACTTGACATACACAGAGAAACT GTATCTGCAAGGCAATAAACTGACAGGACCCATTCCCCCAGAGCTTGGTAACATGACAAGGCTTCGTTATCT GGAACTGAATGATAACAATCTCACTGGGCACATCCCACCAGAGCTTGGGAACCTCACTGATTTATTTGACCT TAACATTGCTAATAACAATCTTCAAGGACCAATTCCTGAGAACTTGAGCTCATGTGCGAACCTTATTAGCTT CAATGCGCCTGGGAACAACTTAAATGGAACCATTCCACAGGCATTCAGAAATCTTGAAAGTATGACATACTT GAATCTTTCATCAAACAATCTGACAGGCCCTATCCCCATTGAACTATCAAGAATTGGCAATTTGGATACTCT CGATATCTCATGTAACAAGATTAGTGGCCCCATTCCTCCTTCCATTGGCAATTTAGAGCATCTCTTGAAATT AAACTTGAGCAACAACCATCTTAATGGGTCCATCCCTGCTGAGTTTGGAAACTTGAGGAGTATTATGGAGAT TGATTTGTCAAATAATCACCACTCAGGCCCAATTCCTGCTGAATTTACCCAGCTACAAAGTCTGACGTTACT AAATTTAGAAAACAACAATTTATCAGGTGATTTGATGCCGTTAACTAACTGTTTCAGTCTTGCTATACT GAATGTATCGAACAACGGTTTGGCTGGTGATATTCCTACTGCCAACAACTTCTCCCGTTTTCCACCAGAAAG CTTCATAGGAAACCCGGGTCTTTGTGGCTATTGGATCAGTTCTCTATGTCATTCATCCCATCCACCAGAGAGAG CCTCGATCTCTAAAGCTGCCATTCTGGGCATTGCATTGGGTGCACTTGTGATCCTTTTGATGATCCTAGTGGCTGCATGCAGGCCACACCATCCACCACCATTTTCAGATGGCTCTATAAACAAACCTG TTAACAATATCTCGCCAAAACTTGTTATCCTCCACATGAACATGGCGCTTCATGTATATGAAGACATAATGAGAATGACTGAAAACTTAAGCGAGAAGTACATAATAGGGTATGGTGCCTCAAGCACTGTGTACAAATGTGTGCTGAAGAACTGCAAGCCAGTGGCCATCAAACGGCTTTATTCTCACTGCCCCCACAACCTGAAGGAATTTGAGACTGAGCTGGAGACAGTTGGGAGCATCAAACACCGGAATCTGGTTAGCCTTCAAGGTTACTCCTTGTCGCCGTCTGGCAACTTACTCTTCTACGACTACATGGAGAATGGCAGCCTGTGGGATCTACTACACG GTccgacaaagaagaaaaagctgGACTGGGATTCTCGACTTCGAATTGCACTGGGAGCGGCACAGGGATTGGCTTATCTCCACCATGACTGCAGCCCTCGAATTATTCACAGGGATGTAAAGTCATCAAACATACTCTTGGACAAGGATTATGAGTCTCATCTCACAGACTTTGGTATAGCAAAGAGCCTATGCGTCTCCAAGACCCATACCTCCACCTACGTCATGGGCACCATCGGGTACATCGATCCCGAGTACGCTCGGACTTCCCGCCTCAATGAGAAGTCTGATGTTTACAGCTATGGAGTCGTCCTGCTCGAGCTTCTGACTGGAAAAAAGGCTGTGGACAATGAGTGCAATCTCCATCAGTTG ATACTGTCAAAGGCAGCAACCAATGCAGTCATGGAGACGGTGGATCCGGACATCACCTCCACATGCAAAGATCTCGGCGAGGTCAAGAAAGTATTTCAGCTGGCCCTACTCTGCACCAAGAGGCAGCCATCGGACCGGCCAACCATGCACGAGGTGACCCGCGTCCTGGGATGCCTCGTCCAGCCCGGTCCGCCGCCGAAGCAGTCCCCGCCGCCGCTTCCTCTGCCGCCGCCCCCGTCGGTGCCCAGCTACATCGACGAGTACGCCAACCTCAAGAGCCCCAACACCCTGACCTGCACTGCCTCCCTCAGCACTTCAGATGCTCAACTCTTCCTCAAATTTGGCGAGGTGATATCGCAGAACACTGAGTAA
- the LOC103704913 gene encoding uncharacterized protein LOC103704913, whose protein sequence is MASSSNSGGEAANEPASLDELYNINLVPSELYLKFRKEIQGFRVGLNLEFFNFQGNEYQAKMVLKPLTAARKWKFLYEPLHGDIRLLSTKIPITKYLNLQVGIGHNFHLNATGWKWKLSTCLGGDGVSQIRNKTTVGLFPGFDLRVGWKAEYILPEIQGAVGTGEPIFNMNYGRLQASIDRVEAILTHAT, encoded by the exons ATGGCGTCGAGCTCGAATTCCGGTGGTGAAGCGGCCAACGAGCCCGCCTCCCTCGACGAGCTCTACAACATTAACCTCGTCCCTTCTGAGCTCTACCTCAAGTTCCGCAAGGAGATCCAGGGTTTTCGCGTCGGCCTCAATCTAGAG TTCTTTAATTTTCAGGGCAACGAATACCAAGCAAAGATGGTTCTAAAGCCACTGACTGCTGCTCGAAAGTGGAAGTTTCTATACGAGCCCCTCCATGGGGATATACGGTTGCTATCCACGAAGATCCCTATTACCAAATATTTGAATCTCCAG GTTGGCATAGGCCACAATTTCCATTTAAATGCAACTGGATGGAAATGGAAGCTTTCTACGTGCTTGGGTGGAGATGGTGTTTCCCAGATTAGAAACAAAACAACTGTTGGTTTGTTCCCAGGGTTTGATCTGAGGGTTGGTTGGAAAGCTGAATACATCCTTCCTGAGATTCAAGG GGCTGTGGGCACTGGAGAACCTATTTTCAATATGAACTATGGACGCTTGCAAGCATCGATAGATAGGGTGGAGGCTATTTTAACTCATGCAACCTGA
- the LOC103704912 gene encoding LRR receptor-like serine/threonine-protein kinase ER2 isoform X2, with translation MACRWRGWLALLVLFGVLSSAVVGDTGTNDGATLLEIKKSFRNVENVLYDWTEATGSDYCSWRGVTCDNITFNVVALNLSGLNLDGEIAPAFGNLKGLVSIDLKANRLSGQIPDEIGDCSSLKVLDLSFNNIYGDIPFSISKLKRLESLILKSNQLIGPIPSTLSQIPNLKTLDLAQNKLSGEIPRLIYWNEVLQYLGLRGNNLEGTLSPDMCQLTGLWYFDVKNNSLTGNIPKNVGNCTSFQVLDLSYNQLTGEIPFNIGFLQVATLSLQGNKFTGFIPSVIGLMQALAVLDLSNNLLTGPIPPILGNLTYTEKLYLQGNKLTGPIPPELGNMTRLRYLELNDNNLTGHIPPELGNLTDLFDLNIANNNLQGPIPENLSSCANLISFNAPGNNLNGTIPQAFRNLESMTYLNLSSNNLTGPIPIELSRIGNLDTLFIGNPGLCGYWISSLCHSSHPPERASISKAAILGIALGALVILLMILVAACRPHHPPPFSDGSINKPVNNISPKLVILHMNMALHVYEDIMRMTENLSEKYIIGYGASSTVYKCVLKNCKPVAIKRLYSHCPHNLKEFETELETVGSIKHRNLVSLQGYSLSPSGNLLFYDYMENGSLWDLLHGPTKKKKLDWDSRLRIALGAAQGLAYLHHDCSPRIIHRDVKSSNILLDKDYESHLTDFGIAKSLCVSKTHTSTYVMGTIGYIDPEYARTSRLNEKSDVYSYGVVLLELLTGKKAVDNECNLHQLILSKAATNAVMETVDPDITSTCKDLGEVKKVFQLALLCTKRQPSDRPTMHEVTRVLGCLVQPGPPPKQSPPPLPLPPPPSVPSYIDEYANLKSPNTLTCTASLSTSDAQLFLKFGEVISQNTE, from the exons ATGGCTTGTCGCTGGAGAGGATGGCTGGCGCTTTTGGTTCTTTTCGGGGTTTTGAGCTCCGCCGTCGTGGGCGATACCGGTACCAACGACG GAGCAACGCTCTTGGAGATCAAGAAATCGTTCCGCAATGTAGAGAATGTGTTGTACGATTGGACCGAAGCAACGGGTTCGGACTATTGCTCATGGCGAGGGGTCACCTGCGACAACATCACCTTCAACGTCGTTGCTCT TAACCTATCAGGGTTGAATCTTGATGGAGAGATCGCGCCGGCATTTGGAAATCTGAAAGGCCTTGTATCTAT CGACTTGAAGGCGAACCGTCTGTCCGGACAGATACCGGATGAGATTGGCGATTGTTCCTCCCTGAAAGTACT GGACTTGTCCTTCAACAATATCTATGGAGATATACCGTTTTCAATATCAAAGTTGAAGCGATTGGAGAGCTT GATTTTGAAGAGCAACCAATTGATAGGACCCATCCCATCAACCCTGTCTCAGATTCCCAATCTAAAGACTTT GGACCTCGCACAAAACAAACTGAGTGGGGAAATACCCAGGCTGATTTACTGGAATGAAGTTTTGCAATACCT GGGCCTGCGAGGGAATAATTTAGAAGGGACCCTCTCACCCGACATGTGCCAGTTGACTGGGCTGTGGTACTT TGATGTGAAGAACAACAGCTTGACTGGGAACATACCAAAGAATGTTGGGAACTGCACCAGTTTTCAAGTTTT GGACTTATCTTATAATCAGCTCACCGGAGAGATCCCCTTTAACATCGGGTTTTTGCAAGTTGCAACTTT ATCTTTGCAAGGGAACAAGTTTACTGGTTTCATTCCATCTGTGATTGGTCTGATGCAGGCTCTTGCAGTGCT AGATCTTAGCAATAATCTTTTAACTGGGCCAATACCTCCTATATTGGGCAACTTGACATACACAGAGAAACT GTATCTGCAAGGCAATAAACTGACAGGACCCATTCCCCCAGAGCTTGGTAACATGACAAGGCTTCGTTATCT GGAACTGAATGATAACAATCTCACTGGGCACATCCCACCAGAGCTTGGGAACCTCACTGATTTATTTGACCT TAACATTGCTAATAACAATCTTCAAGGACCAATTCCTGAGAACTTGAGCTCATGTGCGAACCTTATTAGCTT CAATGCGCCTGGGAACAACTTAAATGGAACCATTCCACAGGCATTCAGAAATCTTGAAAGTATGACATACTT GAATCTTTCATCAAACAATCTGACAGGCCCTATCCCCATTGAACTATCAAGAATTGGCAATTTGGATACTCT CTTCATAGGAAACCCGGGTCTTTGTGGCTATTGGATCAGTTCTCTATGTCATTCATCCCATCCACCAGAGAGAG CCTCGATCTCTAAAGCTGCCATTCTGGGCATTGCATTGGGTGCACTTGTGATCCTTTTGATGATCCTAGTGGCTGCATGCAGGCCACACCATCCACCACCATTTTCAGATGGCTCTATAAACAAACCTG TTAACAATATCTCGCCAAAACTTGTTATCCTCCACATGAACATGGCGCTTCATGTATATGAAGACATAATGAGAATGACTGAAAACTTAAGCGAGAAGTACATAATAGGGTATGGTGCCTCAAGCACTGTGTACAAATGTGTGCTGAAGAACTGCAAGCCAGTGGCCATCAAACGGCTTTATTCTCACTGCCCCCACAACCTGAAGGAATTTGAGACTGAGCTGGAGACAGTTGGGAGCATCAAACACCGGAATCTGGTTAGCCTTCAAGGTTACTCCTTGTCGCCGTCTGGCAACTTACTCTTCTACGACTACATGGAGAATGGCAGCCTGTGGGATCTACTACACG GTccgacaaagaagaaaaagctgGACTGGGATTCTCGACTTCGAATTGCACTGGGAGCGGCACAGGGATTGGCTTATCTCCACCATGACTGCAGCCCTCGAATTATTCACAGGGATGTAAAGTCATCAAACATACTCTTGGACAAGGATTATGAGTCTCATCTCACAGACTTTGGTATAGCAAAGAGCCTATGCGTCTCCAAGACCCATACCTCCACCTACGTCATGGGCACCATCGGGTACATCGATCCCGAGTACGCTCGGACTTCCCGCCTCAATGAGAAGTCTGATGTTTACAGCTATGGAGTCGTCCTGCTCGAGCTTCTGACTGGAAAAAAGGCTGTGGACAATGAGTGCAATCTCCATCAGTTG ATACTGTCAAAGGCAGCAACCAATGCAGTCATGGAGACGGTGGATCCGGACATCACCTCCACATGCAAAGATCTCGGCGAGGTCAAGAAAGTATTTCAGCTGGCCCTACTCTGCACCAAGAGGCAGCCATCGGACCGGCCAACCATGCACGAGGTGACCCGCGTCCTGGGATGCCTCGTCCAGCCCGGTCCGCCGCCGAAGCAGTCCCCGCCGCCGCTTCCTCTGCCGCCGCCCCCGTCGGTGCCCAGCTACATCGACGAGTACGCCAACCTCAAGAGCCCCAACACCCTGACCTGCACTGCCTCCCTCAGCACTTCAGATGCTCAACTCTTCCTCAAATTTGGCGAGGTGATATCGCAGAACACTGAGTAA